The nucleotide sequence GAACCGCAAACCCAGCACCAACTCAAGCTGATGTTATAAAAGGTACCTCTGCAAATGCAACAGGTACAGATTATGCCACTTGGGGTGCAGGTTGGACTAGAAACTAAGTATCAATAAAGACATCCTGCATGTTAATTTAAAGAAAGCTGCCTTCAAATGGGCAGCTTTTTTATTGCGGTAAAGCTGGTATGGAATACGCTTTCGTGAAAGCGAACTAAAACACTCCTATATTTATAACCTTATCATAACGTACAAGTTCCAGCAAAAGACCATTTTTGCGGATTAATATTTCTATAAAAATGGGAGACATTTATATCTACATGCTCATCATTCTCGCCGGTCTGGCGATCACTGACCTTGTTGTTGGTGTTAGTAATGATGCGGTAAACTTCTTGAACAGTGCCATAGGTTCCAAGGCCATAAGCTTCAAGACCATCATGATCATTGCCAGTCTGGGAATCGCGCTGGGCGCGCTATCCAGCAGCGGTATGATGGAAGTGGCACGTAAGGGAATCTTTAATCCAGGTGAGTTCTACTTTGACGAGATCATGATCGTCTTTATGGCTGTGATGATTACAGACGTCCTCTTGTTGGACTTCTTCAACAGTATGGGATTGCCTACATCCACTACGGTTTCCATCGTTTTTGAATTGTTGGGTGCCGCGGTTTGTATGTCGTTGCTCAAGATAGGCGAGAGCGACACAGAGACTTTTCTGGATCTGGGCAAGTATATCGCCAGTGATACGGCCATAGAGATTGTTAGCGGCATCCTACTATCGGTGGTTATTGCCTTTACTATAGGTGCGCTGGTGCAGTTTTTATCGCGATTGATGCTGACCTTTAATTACAGCAAAAGACCCGCTTTTCTGGCCGGTATTTTTGGCGGTCTTTCCCTAACCAGCTTGTATTACTTCATCCTTGTCAAAGGACTTAAAGGCGCAGACCTGGGCGCGCTTAATTTTATATTTGATTACACGACAGACGTTTATACCACTTTAGGTTATGGATTCATATTTTGGTTGGTATTCAGTTTGATCTATGTGTACGTCTTGAAATGGGATATCTATAAACTGATTATCATTTTGGGAACCTTTGGTCTTGCGATGGCTTTTGCCGGTAATGACCTTGTGAATTTCATTGGTGTGCCAATAGGTGCCTACGATGCCTACAACGTATGGTCTGCAGCAGGTTCGCCAGCAGACTTTACCATGGATGCACTTGCAGGTCAACTGCCTAGCCAGAGATGGTTATTACTACTCGCGGGTGTTGTAATGGTATTGACTTTATGGTTCTCGTCTAAAGCCCAAGCGGTAGTGAAGACTTCTGTAGACCTCGCGAGACAAGACAGCGGTACAGAGCGTTTCAAATCTAACGCCTTGTCTAGATACCTTGTACGTTACTCCATTCTAGCCGCCGAAGGCGTTGAACGCATCATGCCTGCCAAAGCAAGTGCCTACATCTCAAAAAGATTTGAGAAGGCACCATCGCTGGGAATCGTTTCAAAAAATGCAGATAAACCGGCCTTTGACTACGTTAGAGCGTCAGTCAACCTAATGGTGGCAAGTATACTTATTTCTTTGGCAACATCCTATAAGTTACCATTATCCACGACTTATGTGACCTTTATGGTGGCTATGGGAACCTCGCTGGCAGATAAAGCTTGGGGAACAGAAAGCGCGGTGTACCGTATTGCTGGAGTTCTTAACGTAATAGGTGGTTGGTTCTTTACTGCCTTTAGTGCGTTTACCGCAGCTGCGATATTTGCCTATATCATTTATTGGGGTGGCTTTTATGCTATTATAGGATTGGTCGTTCTTGCCGTGGTCTTGATCACACGCAGTTTTATCATGCACAAGCGATCACAGACACAACAAAAGGTGACTGACGAGCTTCAAAAGGCCGAAAGCAACACCATACAAGGAATTATCGAGGAAAGCTCTGAAACGGTCGCTACCGTCTTTAAACGTGCTAGAGATATGTATAGCAACACGCTGGAAGGATTGATTACCCAAGATCTGGGTAGTCTTAAATCGGGTCGCAAGGCCACCAAAAAACTGGCGGTAGAAATCGATGGTTTGCGCAACAACATCTACTTTTTTATCAAAAACCTTGATGAAAAAAGTATAGGAGCCAGTAAATTCTACATCGACGTGTTGGGACATTTACAGGATATTTCCCAGTCGTTGGAATACATCTCGCGTTCCAGTACAGACCACATCAACAACAATCACAAGAGCCTTAAGTTTACGCAGATCAAGGATTTAAAAGAGATCATTGAGCGCATTCAGAAGATTTTTGACGATTCTAAAAAGATCTTTAAGTCTAAGGAATTTAGCGGTCTTGAGAAGATCATTTACGAGAAGCGCGAGTTGCTTCAACTGGTGGACAGCAAGATTGAAAAGCAGGTCAAGCGCACAAAGAATACTGACGAGTCTCCTAAAAACACCACGCTATACTTCGGTTTGTTGCTCGAGACCAGAGACCTTATGAACGTGACCATTCAGGTGGCAGAGCAGTACTATTCAGAATACGACGCGAGCAGGTTCGATAACGAGGAAAGCGAGTAAAAGTAGTAAGGATTGAATAGGGTTCGCTTTCGCGAAAGCGAACTACTTCAACATCTCTTTGATATAAATACAGTACCTCACATTCCCGAATTGAGGACAATAAAAAAATCCCAACCATGAACCGGTTGGGATTTACTTTTTAAGCACTTTTAAGTTATGCTGCCGTTTGGGTTGGGATTTCTTCACCTTCTTCAGGTTGGTCCCCAAACTTCCTACGGAATCTTAGCTTTGCCCTGTGTACCAAGTAGAGCAATACAGGTATGATGATAAGTGTCAGGAACGTCGCAAACAACAATCCAAAGATTACCGTCCAGGCCAGTGGTCCCCAGAAAATCACATTGTCACCACCCATGTAAATGTTAGGATCAAACTCACTAAATAGCGAGAAGAAGTCAATATTCAAACCTATGGCCAGTGGTATAAGTCCTAGAACTGTTGTGATTGCCGTAAGTAATACAGGTCGCAAACGGGCCTTTCCAGCTTGAACGATCGCGTTAAATGAATCCTCTTTACTTATAAGGTATTTGTCATCATCGATTCCCAACTCTTCACGTCTTTTAAGTTTTAGAATGTCCACGTAGTCAATAAGAACCACACTGTTGTTTACCACAATACCAGCGAGCGAGATAATTCCCATCATGGTCATCATGATCACAAATGGCCATCCTGTAATCATCAAGCCTAGGAATACCCCAATAAAACTTAGGAAGATGGAGATCATGATTATGGTAGGTTTTGAAATACCGCTAAACTGAAAGATGAGAATGAAGAAAATCAAAGCCAGTCCGCCTAAAAGTGCGGTCATCAAGAATGCTTGCTGCTTGTTTTGCTCTTCTAGCTGCCCAGTATAGTCGATTTTAATATCATCAGGAAGATTCTCAAAATCCAGCATCTCATTCTGTATCTGTGCCACAGCGGCGCCAGCATCGGTATAACCTGGTTTGAGCGCACTGTACACGGTGACCACACGTTTGTTGTCCTTGTGCTTGATGGCACTAAAACCGCTAACATTCTCCTGTGTAGTCACTGCACTTACAGGCACTTCACGCACCTGACCGCTCGCCATATCTCTAAACGTAATACGCTGATTGAATAGCGCACTGCGATCATAGCGGTTCTCGTCATTGAATCTAACATAGATGTCATAATCCTCGCCATCCTTTTTGTAGACACCAGCTTTTTCACCAAAAATAGATCTGCGCAATTGCTGTCCTACTTGTCCAGCGCTAATGCCTAATTCTCCTGCTTTCTCGCGATCGACTTTGACTTGTAAAGCAGGCTTGCTTTTGTTCACATCGATTTTAAGTTCGTCTACCGGTGCGATGTTTTTCTCATTCAAGAATTTCACCATACGGTTTGCTGTTGCGATAAGCTCACCATAATCTTCACCTTGAAGCTCAATATTCACAGGATAACCTGCTGGTGGTCCTGCTTGGTCTTTTTCAACACTTATGGCGATACCAGGAAATTTGCCTTGAACGGCTTCTTGGACCTTTTTACGCAGTACCTCACTGTCTTTACCATTACGATATTTATATTCTCGCATGGAAGCCGTTATTTTCCCTTTATTGGGCATTTCGGCAGCGCTACCGCCATCTGTTTGTGGGTTACCGGCACCTTCACCTACCTGGGAAACGGCGCTTTCTACTAGGAAGTTTTCACCGTCTTCAATGTATTCTGGATCATTGAGAACTTCATAAACGACATCTTCAATCTCTTTGGTAGTCCTATTGGTCTTGGCAATAGAGGTACCTTCAGGATACTCAATATAAACGATGATCTGGTTGGGTTTGTTCTCTGGGAAGAATTCCACTTTTGTTCTACCACTAGCTACAGATACACCAAAGTAGAGGAACAACACCGTTACAAACATGACCAACATACCTGCTGTAAGATAGTAGGGCTTTTTCCCTCTCAAGGCATATTTCAAAAAGCGCTCATAGGCATTGTCCAGTCTTTTCAACGTGTTCTTCTGGAATCTTAGAGTCCATCCTTTTACCACGTATTTGTAAAGCCATAAAAGAATAACGGTCACCACCATCACAGATCCAATACCGCGTATCGCACCACCAAAAATCATGATGAGTATTCCTATGCCGCCCATGATGGCCGTGATGTAAATCAAGTTCTTGAAAGGAATCTTTTTCTCATCCACACTCATGAACTTGGACACTAACATGGAATTGAAGAATATGGCCACTATCAGTGAACTACCCAACACAATGGAAAGTGTGATAGGGAAATACTTCATAAATTCTCCCATAACGCCAGGCCATAAACCGATTGGGACAAAAGCCGCCACGGTAGTCAATGTCGAGATGATGATAGGCACGGCGATTTCACCGATACCGATTTTTGCTGCTTTGATGCGTGACATTCCTTCTTCATCCATCAATCTGTAGACGTTCTCAACCACCACAATACCATTATCCACAAGCATTCCTAGTCCCATAATCATGGCAAAAAGGATCATTGTGTTTAAGGTGTATCCTAAAAAGCTTAGAATAATAAAACTCATAAGCATGGACATAGGGATCGCAAAACCAACAAATAAGGCATTTCTAAAGCCTAAGAAGAACATGAGAACTGTGACCACGAGAATCACCCCAAAAATGATATTGTTTACAAGGTCGTCCACTTGATTGAGCGTACGGCTGGAACCATCGTTCGTAATAGTGATCTCCACATCATCTGGAATCCTGTCGTTTTCTTGTGATGCGGCTATGATCTCCCGAATGCTTTCTGCAGCTTCAATGGTGTTTTTACCAGATTGCTTTTTGACATCAATCATCACCACTGGATCACCAAATTCCCGTGCGAAGGTTGTTTTATCTTCTTCTTGAAAGTGAACCTCTGCAATGTCAGTTAGGTAAATAGGTCCTTTCTCGTTTTTGACCACAAAGTTTTCCAGCTGGTCAGGTCGAGTAATTTCTCCTAAAATACGGATGGTACGTCGCTGACTTTCGGTTTTGATGTTACCGGCACTCATGGTAGCATTACCACCAGAAACGGCATTGATTACATTATCAAAGCTCACTTGAGCTGCCGTCATTTTGTAGATGTCGACAGCAACTTCAACCTCTAGTTCTTGAGCACCACGTATACTGGCTTCTTTGATCTGGTCCAGACCTTCAATCTCATCCTGCAGGTATTCTGCATATTCCTTGAGCTCGCGTACGGTATAATCACCACGCAAGTTGATGTTCATGATAGGCATTTCTTCACTCAGCTTGAGGTCAAAAATGTTGGGCTCAATCTTGGCATTATTGAAAGTAGGCCAGTCCTCATTAGAGGTCTCTACATCAACTTCATCCTTTACTTTTTGTTTGGCCTCTTCAACGCTTACTTTTTCATCAAACTCTACCGTGATGATGGAGTAATCCTCTTGTGAGGTGGATAGAATCTCCACCACATTAGAGAGGTTTTTTAACTTGTCCTCTAAAGGCTCTGTGATGAGTCGCTCAATGTCTTCAGCAGTGTTACCTGGGTAGACGCTGGATATGTAGATTTTAGTCTCTTTTACCTCTGGATAGTCTTCTCTAGGCATGGCAAAATAGCCTTGAATTCCCAATACGAGAACCAAGCCTATTATGATCCATATCACCGTGGAATTATTGATCGCCCATGAGGAGAGACCAAATTCCTTTTCGCTTTTCTTTCCCATTGTTATGCTTTTATTCTAATTTGTTGATCGTCCTTCACGCTACGTGCTCCTTCAACGATAATGACATCGCCTACTTCTAGACCGTTTACGATCTCGATCATGTTGTCGCTTGTTTTACCGGTTTTAATCAGTTTCCTTTTCGCGACAGCGGTATCAAAATCATCTCCAGATTGACGATCCACGGCGACCATCACATATTGCTCACCATCTTGATTTTCACTAATCACGGCAAGAGGAATCAAAATGGCCTCTTTGTTAGTGTAGTCGTTGATTTTTAGCTTGGCCGTTAGGTTAGGCTTCACGTTCTTCTTTTCATTCTTTACGGGAACTTCAATAGAAAACGAACGGTTGGCAGGATTGATGAATGAACTGGCCTGACGCACTTTACTGTCCATTTTTTCACCTAAAACTGGGAATTCAATTTGCACATCAGTACCTTCATTGATGGATGCAATGTAGGTTTCTGGCACTTCTACCTCGATGTACATGTTATCTAGGTTGACAAGTCTAAAAAGTTCTGTCATACCAGGAGACACGACATTGCCTTGTTCTGTCATTACATTGTCAATTACTCCAGCAAATGGTGCTTTCACGACAGATTTAGCAAGTTGCTGTTGCATGGAATTAATCGCATTTTGTTGGGATTCATAGTTAGCTTTTGCCTGTAGGTATTGAATTTCAGATCCTATGTTTTGATCCCACAATCTCTTTTGTCTTTCAAATGTCGTTTTAGCGAGTTGCGCCTGGACTTTCATTTGTTCGATCTGTTGAGAGAGACCACCGTCATCAATTTTGGCAAGAGTTTGTCCTTTAGACACCTTTTGACCTTCAGTCACATAGACGCGCTGCAGTATTCCTGAAGTTTCTGCCTTAACGGTAATGTTTTGTTTAGTATCTACACTACCTTGAAGCTCGATATAGTGGTTGAACAACGTATCCTCGATAGGTTCCACACTCACGAGCGATCCTTCTTTTTTTACACTGTTTTTGTCCAGGTAGGATTCAATGGCTTTGATCTCATCTTCCAGTTCCTTCTTCTGGTTGAGTAATTCTGTTTTCTTTTGTGAGATCGATTCTGTATCACCGTTGGCAATAAGTTCGTCCACGCTGGGCTCGCCACCACCACAGGCAACGATTACAGGCAATAACAGTAGGTATAAATATTTAGTTTTCATAATGGAATCAGTCTTGGTCATTGTTGGTTAGATATTCTGGTGTGTTGAGTACGGTCTCTAGGGCAGCCTTATTTGTGATGACCTGATACATACTGTTGAGGTACTCGCTTTGTGCTTCATAAAGTTGGGTTTGTGCCTGTCTCAAATCAAAGCTGGTAGCGATACCTTCTGTAAATTTTATTTCGTTTTTGTTTTCAATGCGCTCTGCGAGCTGCAGATTTTGTTTGCTTGTGAAATAGGTGTCTATCGCCAGTTGATATTCATTGACGGCACGTTCATATTCCAACTCAATTTCCTGTTCTGCACGCACTTGATCTGTCAATGCTTGATCCCATGCAATTTTTGCACGATCCACTCGCGCCTTTCTACCAAAAGAAGTAAACACGGGCCAGTTAATGCTCAATCCAGCAATGGACTGTTGGAACCATTGCGTGTTGCTATTAAAGAACACAAAATCATCATCAAATGCTTGCGTCCCATAATTCACAAAGGCAGTGACTTTAGGCAACGCCTTGCTGCGTTCCAGTTTGTATTCCAGTCTGCGTTGTTCAGAAAGGTTTCTAGCAATTTGATAATCCACGCTTTGCTCCAGGTTGAGGTTCTCATTGGTTAACGCAGGATCGATGGTTTTTAGGGCCAGACTTTCCAAATCATCTTTTAAGGTAATGGTTTCCTTAAGGTCAATTCCTAAAGCCAGTTGGAGCATATTCATCGCAATCTCAGTTTGTCGACGCGCGCTGTTGAGCTGGTTGGTCAACTGTAAATATGTGATTTGTAATTGCTCGACATCTTCTTCTTCAGTAAGTCCGTTCTCGTAAATCTTGCGAGTCTCGTTGAGGTTTTTTTCTACTGTCTCAAGATTCCGGGTTACGATATCCACGTTTTCTTGGGATAATAGCACGCCGCCATAAGCGTTGATGACACCTTTGCGCACTTCCAGTTTAGTCTTGTTATTGGAATTTTCAGAAAAATCCAGGAATGTTTTTGAGGCTTCCAGCGCCACAATGTAGCTACCGTCAAAGATGATCTGGGAAAGAGTGGCCGTAAGATTAGCACTCTGTTTAGGCGAGAATGCTACGGGAACAAAAGTTCCAGGCTCGCCGCCAGCAATTTCTCCTGGTAGTGGCGTGATGGGTTGTTTGAGCTGATTTTGATAGTCTGCCGTACCAGTGACTTGCGGCAGGCCAGTTGCTGTAGTTTCCCATTTTTGCTTGAGCGCTGCGGCGATATCTCGCTTGGCGTTCAAGGCTTGGTAGTTGTTGCTGAGCGCAAAATCGATGGCTTCTTCCAGAGTGAAAGCATAACTCTCCAGACCAGTTGTGGTTTGTTGCGAGTTCGCTTTCGCGAAAGCGAAAAACATCAAAATCAACGTCACATAGGATAATCTGTTCATTTAGTCGTGGTTTGATTGGGTTAGTTGGTTCAATATTTTACGTCCGGTAGGCGTGACGATACCGCGCAGGTGATATTCCAGATATTGATCGTACAGTTTGTCTTGTGGGAACTGATCTACTGGAAAAATGGAAATATCCTTTATTCCTTGAATGCCAATAAAATACATGCGTGCAACAAAGGTCTTGTCAATATTATCGCGGTAAAGTCCCAGCTCGATGCCTCTTTCTACATTGCGATAGATACAGTTGTCCATAAAATCATACATCTGTTTGTTGACCAGCTTGTGTATTTCAGGATAGTACTTTTGAAGCTGATAAATAGAAGAGGTGTTGTCACCTTTGAGTTCCCGCATGACATAGCTCTTGATCTCATAAAGCTCCTCAATGGGATTGCGGTCCTCACAGGTAGAGATTTTTTCAACACCATTGCATATGTGATGACACATGTGCAACGAGGTGGCTGCGACCAGTTCGCTCTTGTTTTTATAATGGGTGTAGAGCGTCTTCTTACTCATTCCCATCTTGTTGGCAATCTCGTCCATGGTCACACTTTTGAAACCATGGTTGATGAACATGTCCAGCGACTCCGTTAAAATTAGTTCTTTAGTTTCCATAATTGAAGCTGCAAAAGTACAGCTAGGAAACTTTAAAAACTAAGAAAGTTTCCAAAGTTTTATATTTATTTAACATTGGACTATTTTTCATAGAAGATGTATGTAACCTTGCCTATTTTTGAAACCATGACATCAATGGAACACTTGCGATCCCAATTTCTAGAATACCTGCAGCAAAAGGTAACTTTAACAGAGCCTGCCGGGCTTTACGATCCCGTACATTACATCCTGCAACTAGGCGGCAAGCGATTGCGACCATTAATGACTTTGATGAGCGCGCAGATGTATGGCGCGCCTGTCACCAGTGCCATGGATGCCGCTGTAGCCGTTGAGGTTTTTCACAACTTCACCTTGTTGCATGATGATATTATGGATGCTGCAGACTTGCGTCGTGGCCAGGCTACGGTCCATAAAAAATGGGATGTCAATACCGGTATTTTGAGTGGTGATGCGATGATGATCATGGCCTATCAACAGTTTCTATCCTATGAGCCAAAAACCTTTTACGATCTAAACAAACTATTTTCAAAGACAGCCCTTGAGGTTTGTGAAGGCCAGCAGTATGACGTGGATTTTGAAACTAGGGATGATGTTACTGTTGATGAATATCTATTGATGATCAAGCTCAAAACATCAGTTTTAGTAGGTTGTGCCCTGCAAATGGGAGCGATTATTGCGCAAAAGAATATTGCAGAGCAGGAAAAAATCTACAACTATGGTATCGAGTTGGGAATGGCATTTCAATTGATGGATGACTATCTGGACGCCTTTGGTGATCCAGAGACTTTTGGAAAGGAAGTAGGTGGTGATATTAGAGAAAACAAGAAAACCTATCTGTATTTGAAATCCATCGACAACAAAGATTTTGCTACAGAACTAAAAGATCTTTTTGCTCAGGACTACCGCAGTCTGACCGATCAAGAAATTGAAGATAAAAAGGACCGAGCAAAAGAACTTTTTGTCAATAGCGGTGGCGCTAATCGCACACTGGAAGCGATTGAAGATTACACTCAAAAAGCCCTCAAAACCATCGAGTCACTCGATATGGAAAAGGAGCACAAAACGATCTTGAAAAAGTTCTCTCAAGATCTTATGTCTAGAATAAGTTAACCATGGAACTGGCGCGCATTCAAGAACAGCTGGAAGCGAAACATCACATTTTTATGGTGTACCGCAATCAGGTGAATAAAGATCTGGAACGATCTGGTTATGATGCGATCGTAGAGAATAATCCGCAAGAGTTTTTAGCAGCCTTGATCGACTTGTTGAATGAGGCGATTGAAGATGGAGACCCTAAGCTACAGCAACTCTATTATCTCGCCGATGTCCAAGAAAAAAACCTAGAACATGGAATTATTCTAGGTTTCTTATCCAGAGAATGGATCAAAATTAAGTATCGATTGAATCAGTAAGGGCTGGCGTACCAGCCCAAACCAATCATCAACAATAATTTTAATTGTTCATCTCTTCGTTATACTCTTCAGTAGCATCTTTAATACGCTCACTCATAGTTTGATTGCTATTGCTGTTGAATTCTTCCATAAACTCTTCAATAGCATCACTTTTTTGATCGTCATATTTTTTACGTGACTTGATCAGTTCCTTGTTTAGGTCGTATAATGCCTCGTCAATTTCCTCTAGGTTTTCTAGATTCTCATCAAGATCTGTTTCGGCATTGTTTTTCTCCATCTCATACTCTTTCATCTCCTTTTGCACATCTGCAACAGCATCCATCACATCGTCAATTTTTAAGTAGGCTGGCATTCTATTCACCATCTCATTAAAACTCGCTCTCAAGGTTTTTTGATAGGTGTTTTTTTCGTCGTCTGCAGCTTCATATAAGGCTATGCGATCATCCTGTACTTTTGCGTAATTATCAAAATTGATGATGGTCACATATCCAGCATCGTCATAATTCACATTGTCTACAAAATCTCTGTACGCATCATAATCTATGGAAGTATCGTTTTCAAGACTTAGGCGTATGTCTACAATCTCATCATTAAGGTCCTGCACCGCTTCTTCTACATCTACAATACGGCTTTTGATAGCACTTTCTGTAGCATTAGCATTATTTAAGGTAGCGTTTAAGCGATCCATTCTATTTCTAACGTCACTTACTTCTTTCATTACCAGATTAGTTTTTAAATAAGCCGGCATTTGTGCTACAAAGGTTTCAAAAGAAGCGTATGCTTTTTCACCATTCATCTTGTCTCTTAGATTGGGACTTGTAGAAAGATTTTTAATATCATTTTGCAACTGGCCATATTCCTCAAAACCTGTAATGGTTAAGTTGTTATCCTTATCCACATTCACATTGGTTTTCATTTCATTTGCCATCGTTTCGGCATCTTCACGGGTTACAACAGCAACGACGTCAGAATCATCTTCCGTTGCGGCATCTTCATCATAGACTTCCATCACAAGTGTCTCATCCGTTTTTTCTTCTTTACATGCTGTCATTGCTAGAGAAACAGCAATCATTGTTATAAATATCTTTTTCATAATTTTTTGGTTTTCTAATAGCAACATACGACCATTGTGTAGGAATTACCCTTAATTTAATCATAAGTCTGGCGTAGGGAAGCCTATACCGATTGATAATTAACACATATTATTACCGCATTAAAACCGTATTAACATAGTGAGGCCACAAGATGGGCAGCACCTGCATGGAAAGGAGTTGGGATGTGTGGGATGATTTCGCTTTCGCGAAAGCGAACTCTTAAAAAAGCACTCGTGCAAACGGCTGCAACCCGTTTCTATAAATGCTGCGATCCTCATTAAACAATACATCATAGCGAACACCTATGACCACAGGACCATTAGAATAACCAGCGCCCAGGAATAATGCAGGAACCCAATAATTGTCATCGAGAAATTGATCGTCCTCAAAATTTCTATTCACATTGAGCAATTCAAAATCAGAGCTGAGTTGGATCTCACGAATGGGTTGAAAAATACCGATAAGGCTACCACCTAGAATGGTGCTGGTAAAATCCAGCCCATCGTTAAAGCCATTGCGGTTATCAAAATTGCGCTTTACATAACTACCATTGAGACCAATGCCAACGCCTACATATGGATTGACCTGATAGATCGCCTGCGGTGCTACTTGAATTGCGGTGTATCCAGTGCTAAAATTGAGACCTAGATTACCTCCATAACGCACGCGATTCCAAAAGTCTGAACCAGCATCTTGAGCAACCATGCTGCTGCAAATCGAGATCCCAAAAAGTAAAGTGATTATCAGTTTTTTAGAAAAAATAGAAGCCATTGTCTGAAGTTATAGTGCAATCGTTATAAATATACAAAACGCTATGCCGTACAAAGCCAATTCTTTACTTTTGCTATAATTATCGAAAACGGGACTTTTCCCGATAGATTTATGGATAAATTTTCTTTTCTAAATGCAGCACACACTGCATTCTTTGCACAACTTTACGATGAATATCTAATCAATCCAGACCGCGTGGAGCCATCGTGGCGCGCATTTTTCCAAGGCTTTGATTTTGGAATGGAGTCTGCTGGTGATGGTGAGGTACAGGTAGTTTATGAAGATAGAGGCGAGACCAAAACAGTGGACGTGTCTGAAAAGATGCGCAAGGAGTTTGAGGTCGTCCAGCTTATTGATGGCTACAGGACTCGTGGTCACTTATTTACAAAAACCAACCCAGTAAGGGAACGTCGCAAATACGAGCCTACTTTAGAACTATCCAACTTTGGACTGTCTGATGCAGATTTGAATACAGAGTTTG is from Nonlabens sp. YIK11 and encodes:
- a CDS encoding TetR/AcrR family transcriptional regulator, whose protein sequence is METKELILTESLDMFINHGFKSVTMDEIANKMGMSKKTLYTHYKNKSELVAATSLHMCHHICNGVEKISTCEDRNPIEELYEIKSYVMRELKGDNTSSIYQLQKYYPEIHKLVNKQMYDFMDNCIYRNVERGIELGLYRDNIDKTFVARMYFIGIQGIKDISIFPVDQFPQDKLYDQYLEYHLRGIVTPTGRKILNQLTQSNHD
- a CDS encoding TolC family protein translates to MNRLSYVTLILMFFAFAKANSQQTTTGLESYAFTLEEAIDFALSNNYQALNAKRDIAAALKQKWETTATGLPQVTGTADYQNQLKQPITPLPGEIAGGEPGTFVPVAFSPKQSANLTATLSQIIFDGSYIVALEASKTFLDFSENSNNKTKLEVRKGVINAYGGVLLSQENVDIVTRNLETVEKNLNETRKIYENGLTEEEDVEQLQITYLQLTNQLNSARRQTEIAMNMLQLALGIDLKETITLKDDLESLALKTIDPALTNENLNLEQSVDYQIARNLSEQRRLEYKLERSKALPKVTAFVNYGTQAFDDDFVFFNSNTQWFQQSIAGLSINWPVFTSFGRKARVDRAKIAWDQALTDQVRAEQEIELEYERAVNEYQLAIDTYFTSKQNLQLAERIENKNEIKFTEGIATSFDLRQAQTQLYEAQSEYLNSMYQVITNKAALETVLNTPEYLTNNDQD
- a CDS encoding polyprenyl synthetase family protein, whose amino-acid sequence is MTSMEHLRSQFLEYLQQKVTLTEPAGLYDPVHYILQLGGKRLRPLMTLMSAQMYGAPVTSAMDAAVAVEVFHNFTLLHDDIMDAADLRRGQATVHKKWDVNTGILSGDAMMIMAYQQFLSYEPKTFYDLNKLFSKTALEVCEGQQYDVDFETRDDVTVDEYLLMIKLKTSVLVGCALQMGAIIAQKNIAEQEKIYNYGIELGMAFQLMDDYLDAFGDPETFGKEVGGDIRENKKTYLYLKSIDNKDFATELKDLFAQDYRSLTDQEIEDKKDRAKELFVNSGGANRTLEAIEDYTQKALKTIESLDMEKEHKTILKKFSQDLMSRIS